A window of the Arachis duranensis cultivar V14167 chromosome 5, aradu.V14167.gnm2.J7QH, whole genome shotgun sequence genome harbors these coding sequences:
- the LOC107487669 gene encoding peroxidase 51, producing the protein MSQLNNVLLVWFLLLSVAHGTSAQLSRHHYAKICPNVENIVRDAVKKKFHETFVTVPATIRLFFHDCFVRGCDASVLVASTPNNKAEKDHPDNLSLAGDGFDTVIRAKAAVDAVPLCRNKVSCADILTMATRDVISLAGGPYYEVELGRYDGLKSRASDVNGKLPQPGFNLNQLNSLFAANGLTQTDMIALSGAHTVGFSHCNKFNNRIYNFKSHTKVDPTLNDLYASQLKSMCPRNVDPRIAIDMDPTTPRAFDNAYFKNLQKGMGLFTSDQVLFMDPRSKPAVEAFASNSKTFHANFVAAITKLGRVGIKNAQNGNIRSDCSII; encoded by the exons ATGTCTCAGCTTAATAATGTTCTACTTGTGTGGTTTCTCTTATTAAGTGTTGCACATGGTACTTCAGCTCAGCTAAGTCGACACCATTATGCAAAAATCTGCCCCAATGTTGAGAACATAGTCAGAGATGCAGTTAAGAAGAAGTTCCATGAAACATTTGTCACTGTCCCTGCTACCATTCGCCTCTTCTTCCATGATTGCTTTGTGAGG GGTTGTGATGCTTCAGTTTTGGTAGCTTCGACTCCAAACAACAAAGCAGAGAAGGATCATCCTGACAATCTCTCACTGGCCGGAGACGGCTTTGACACGGTGATCAGAGCAAAAGCAGCCGTGGATGCTGTCCCTCTCTGCAGAAATAAAGTCTCATGCGCAGATATTCTTACCATGGCAACCCGTGATGTTATTTCACTG GCTGGTGGACCGTACTATGAGGTTGAGTTAGGGAGATATGATGGGTTGAAGTCAAGGGCTTCAGATGTGAATGGGAAGCTGCCGCAGCCAGGGTTCAACTTGAACCAGCTCAATTCACTCTTCGCCGCGAACGGCCTTACCCAGACAGATATGATTGCTCTTTCAG GGGCTCACACCGTGGGGTTCTCTCATTGCAACAAGTTCAATAACAGAATCTACAATTTCAAGAGCCACACTAAAGTGGACCCCACACTCAACGACCTTTACGCCTCGCAGCTAAAATCTATGTGCCCGAGAAATGTGGATCCAAGGATTGCAATCGACATGGATCCAACAACACCACGGGCTTTCGATAACGCTTATTTCAAGAATCTTCAGAAGGGTATGGGCCTGTTCACCTCAGACCAAGTTCTGTTCATGGACCCAAGGTCCAAGCCCGCTGTGGAGGCCTTTGCTAGTAACAGCAAAACCTTCCACGCCAACTTCGTCGCTGCCATTACTAAGTTGGGCCGAGTTGGAATCAAGAATGCGCAAAATGGGAACATTCGTTCAGATTGCTCCATCATATGA